Genomic DNA from Clavibacter michiganensis:
CGAGGATGCTTCCCGGCCGCATCCCGGCCCATCGTGCGAGGCTGAGCAGGTCAGCACAACCGAGAGGAACCCCCGTGCCCAACGACCCGCTGCACCGCCTGCCGGACGCCGCCCCCTTCCACCTCACCAGCCCCGACTTCGCCGACGGGGCAGCGCTGCCCCAGTCGGCGCGCGGCGCCGGACAGGGTGGTGAGGACCGCTCCCCCGCCCTCAACTGGACGGGCGCGCCCGCCGCGACCCGCAGCTACGTGCTCACCGCGTACGACCCCGACGCCCCCACCGGCAGCGGCTTCTGGCACTGGGCGGTGCGCGGCATCCCCGCCTCCACCACGGCGCTGCCCGTCGGTGCGGGCAGCCCGGACGCGGGCCTCCTCCCGGCCGGCGCCGTGACCCTGCACAACGACGCGCGCGCGACGGGCTTCTTCGGGGCGACGCCCCCGGCCGGCCACGGCACGCACCGCTACTTCTTCACCGTCACCGCGCTCGACGTGGAGTCGCTGGACATCCCGGAGGGCGCGACGCCCGCGATGCTCGGCTTCCTCATGCTCCCCCACGTGATCGGGCGCGCCCAGCTCATGGGCACCGCGATCAACGTCGGCGACTGAGCGGCCGGATCGAGGCGACGACGTGACCCACGAGGGCGACGGACCGGCGTCGGGCGAGGGCGAAGGGGCCCGCGCCGGACGTCGGCGCCTCGCGCTGGTCCTCGCGGT
This window encodes:
- a CDS encoding YbhB/YbcL family Raf kinase inhibitor-like protein; protein product: MPNDPLHRLPDAAPFHLTSPDFADGAALPQSARGAGQGGEDRSPALNWTGAPAATRSYVLTAYDPDAPTGSGFWHWAVRGIPASTTALPVGAGSPDAGLLPAGAVTLHNDARATGFFGATPPAGHGTHRYFFTVTALDVESLDIPEGATPAMLGFLMLPHVIGRAQLMGTAINVGD